The following proteins are co-located in the Pyxicephalus adspersus chromosome Z, UCB_Pads_2.0, whole genome shotgun sequence genome:
- the LOC140343318 gene encoding protocadherin-8-like — protein sequence MLSFLPVRLLLLSSLLSAFCFGKTIYLHTNEEEAIGTVIAILSQHSKFNSTENPATNFRLTKESNSSFIHVRENDGQLTIGKRIDREKICRDSSNCVLSLDMVSFSKDQFQLFHVKVEVRDINDHIPHFPNPELHLDVSETALVGTRIPLQMAIDEDIGLNSVQDYLITGNNHFGIDIQTRADGLKYAELILLKELDRETKSFYTLELVASDGGSPPLSGSTKVNIRVLDFNDNTPVFEKSSFTVNLLEDAPVGYQLLELIAIDYDEGINGEVIYGFSAQVSQEVRQLFKIDPTTGTITLAGKVDFETKHLYEFDVQAQDMGPNPLTTTCKVTVHIVDVNDNAPAITLTPLTSSSMGVAYITEAAAEDSYIALITVEDKDFGINGQVHCTLLGHDHFRLQKANKNSFTIVTTSLLDREQIAEYNLTVVAEDLGVPSLKTTKKFIIKVIDENDNAPSFAKSLYEESIGENNVPGSYITTIVANDPDQGKNGKVSYRLLDGKIMGQSLSTFVVIDIDSGILRAVRSLDYEKIKEINLEIEASDHGVPNLSTRTKLKLKILDRNDNPPVILYPLLDNGSADVLLPTMAPQNYLVLKVKAVDEDELLNAKLIYTIQEDKNKIFTINRESGEISLRRTINPTQDVDLSIVVAVHDSGRPSLSCNATIKFILTDTAPSNLGVVSMQSENNKQKKLDLSIVFIAVLSGGCTLMLVAILFVAFSCKRRNGHSKQEPQESEREAEDQLLSTTSVPKDSSSTSIVSCQMSINIDSERFSLASSRDQNRNLHSASTSSVGVPLSDWNQRSMEGASDALPEQLSGKDSGKGDSDFNDSASDTSGECVRRGNVLPPQEHTGALYHENAVACHDADSRILQRNNSSLYSGHYTIRYQREYAVSYSMPPSYYNTYHPRGQSTPNPQYGRDDTHYHVSHQPARAEYQRDLPYCSATLAPSRTYRGPQQFHYSREAPFEVRPSKMTSNL from the exons ATGTTGTCCTTTCTTCCAGTCAGGCTGCTGCTCTTGTCGAGCCTCCTTTCTGCTTTCTGTTTTGGTAAAACCATCTATCTCCACACCAATGAAGAAGAAGCCATTGGAACAGTGATTGCAATTTTATCCCAACATTCAAAATTTAATTCCACAGAGAATCCTGCTACCAATTTCCGCCTGACAAAGGAATCCAACAGCTCCTTTATCCATGTTCGGGAGAATGATGGACAACTGACTATTGGAAAAAGGATTGACCGAGAAAAGATTTGCCGGGACTCTTCAAACTGTGTTCTGTCTTTGGACATGGTGAGTTTTTCTAAAGATCAGTTTCAACTCTTCCATGTGAAAGTGGAGGTGAGAGATATCAATGACCATATCCCACACTTTCCAAACCCTGAATTGCATTTGGATGTTTCTGAAACAGCACTGGTGGGTACCAGAATCCCTTTACAGATGGCCATAGATGAAGATATAGGTCTGAACTCTGTCCAGGACTATCTAATCACCGGTAACAATCATTTTGGTATTGACATACAGACCAGGGCGGATGGACTGAAATATGCGGAACTTATCCTTTTGAAAGAACTTGACAGAGAAACAAAATCCTTTTATACTCTGGAGTTGGTGGCTAGTGATGGTGGAAGTCCTCCACTTTCTGGAAGCACTAAGGTTAACATCCGTGTCCTGGACTTCAATGATAACACCCCAGTCTTTGAGAAGAGTTCTTTCACTGTGAACTTGTTGGAAGATGCTCCTGTAGGATATCAACTTTTAGAACTTATTGCTATTGACTATGATGAAGGCATAAATGGAGAAGTTATATATGGCTTCAGTGCTCAGGTGTCTCAAGAGGTACGTCAGCTCTTTAAAATTGATCCTACAACAGGCACTATAACTTTAGCAGGAAAAGTAGATTTTGAGACTAAACATTTGTATGAGTTTGATGTTCAGGCACAAGATATGGGTCCTAATCCACTAACTACAACCTGCAAAGTCACGGTGCATATTGTAGATGTCAATGATAATGCCCCAGCAATTACTCTCACTCCTTTGACTTCTTCTAGTATGGGAGTAGCCTACATCACTGAAGCAGCTGCTGAAGATAGCTATATTGCTCTGATCACCGTAGAAGACAAAGACTTTGGTATAAATGGACAAGTTCATTGTACACTTCTTGGCCATGATCACTTTAGGCTACAGAAAGCCAACAAGAACAGTTTTACAATAGTCACCACCTCTTTACTTGACAGAGAACAGATAGCTGAATACAATCTTACTGTTGTGGCTGAGGATCTTGGAGTCCCTTCTCTGAAGACAACTAAAAAGTTTATAATTAAGGTAATTGATGAGAATGACAATGCCCCTTCTTTTGCTAAATCGCTGTATGAAGAATCTATTGGGGAGAATAATGTCCCTGGGTCATATATCACCACAATTGTGGCCAACGACCCTGATCAAGGGAAAAACGGTAAGGTGTCTTACAGACTATTAGATGGAAAGATAATGGGTCAGTCTCTGTCTACATTTGTAGTCATTGATATTGATTCTGGAATCCTCCGTGCTGTTAGATCTTTGGACTATGAAAAGATTAAAGAAATTAACCTTGAAATTGAGGCCAGTGACCATGGTGTTCCCAATCTTTCAACTCGTACTAAGTTGAAACTAAAAATCCTTGACAGAAATGACAACCCACCAGTGATATTATATCCTTTGCTAGACAATGGATCTGCAGATGTCCTGTTGCCAACCATGGCTCCACAAAATTATTTAGTGCTGAAAGTAAAAGCGGTGGATGAAGATGAATTACTGAACGCAAAACTTATCTATACTATACAAGAGGATAAAAACAAGATCTTTACCATCAACAGAGAAAGTGGGGAGATTTCATTACGTAGAACAATCAACCCAACACAAGATGTGGACCTTAGCATTGTGGTTGCAGTCCATGACAGTGGTAGGCCTTCCCTGTCTTGCAATGCCACCATAAAGTTCATTCTCACTGACACCGCTCCATCCAATCTGGGGGTAGTTTCCATGCAGTCAGAAAATAATAAGCAGAAGAAACTAGATCTATCCATTGTTTTCATCGCTGTTTTATCGGGAGGATGCACATTGATGCTAGTTGCCATCTTATTTGTGGCTTTCTCGTGTAAACGCCGAAATGGACATTCTAAGCAGGAACCACAGGAGAGtgaaagggaagcagaagatcaGCTACTCAGTACAACATCTGTTCCTAAGgattcctcctcaacctccataGTTTCTTGTCAAATGTCAATCAACATAGACTCTGAGAGATTCAGTCTAGCATCCAGTAGAGACCAAAATAGGAACCTGCATTCGGCTTCAACT AGCTCTGTTGGTGTTCCTTTATCTGACTGGAACCAAAGGTCTATGGAGGGTGCAAG tgatGCACTACCAGAGCAGCTTAGTGGTAAGGATAGTGGGAAGGGTGACAGTGACTTCAATGACAGTGCCTCTGACACCAGCGGAGAATGTGTGAGGAGAGGAAATGTGCTGCCCCCCCAGGAACATACTG GTGCCCTGTACCATGAGAATGCAGTGGCATGCCATGATGCAGATTCACGTATCCTACAGAGAAATAACAGCTCCCTATACAGCGGACACTACACAATCCGATACCAGAGGGAGTATGCAGTGTCCTATTCAATGCCACCCTCCTACTACAACACCTACCATCCCCGAGGACAGAGTACTCCAAATCCACAATATGGAAGGGATGACACTCACTACCATGTCAGCCATCAACCAGCCCGCGCCGAATACCAGCGAGATTTACCCTACTGTAGTGCCACCCTGGCCCCATCCAGAACCTACAGGGGCCCTCAGCAGTTCCATTACAGCCGTGAAGCACCATTTGAAGTCCGTCCCAGTAAAATGACTTCCAATCTTTAA